GCACTTGATAACCCGCGTCGAAGCGTTCCGCCGGCATGGTCAGGGTGATGGAGCCGACGAATTCGCCGTCGGCGCCGAACACGGGCGCCGCGATGCCGGCCAGCTCGGGCAGTCGGTCGCCCACCAGCACCACCACCTGCTCGCGGCGGATGCGCGCATGGATGTCTTCCGTGCCGCCGCCGTAGGCGCCGAGGATGCGTCCGCCCGCGCCCCGGTCCAGCGGCAGCAGGTCGCCGGCGCGCGTGTGGTCGCGCACCGGCCGCGGGGAATCGACCCGATGCAGGCACAGGCGACGGTCGCCCTGGCGCACGTGCAGGGCGGCGCTTTCCTGCGTCAGCGCGACCAATTGGCGCAGGGCGGGCATCACCACCGACGCCAGCGAGAACGATGACGCATAGACCTGGTGCAGGCGCGCCACGCCGGGCCCCAGGGTATAGCGCCCGTCCGGCCGCCGCCGCACCAGATGCGCGTGTTCGAGCGACGCCATCATGCGCAGCACGGTGCTCTTGTGCAGCCGCGTGTGCTCGGCCAGTTCGGCCAGGTCGGGTTGCGGCAGCGAGGCCGAGAACGCATTCAGCAGGGACAGGGCGCGGTCGACGGCGGCCACGCCGCCGGCGGCGGCATTCTCGTCGGCGAGAGAGGGGACGGCGGATTTTCGGGGCATGGGTGTAGGGCTCCATTGCGTATTCCCGGGCCCGGCAACGGACGCCGGCAGGCAGCGACGGTAGGGCGGGACGGCGTGGCTTGACAGCGGCATGCCGCGCCAGCCATCATAGATAGAACGATATTCTATCTAATGAAATCAACCGGAACAAGGCTGAAGCCGGCATCCCAGCGCCGGCATTCCACCGCCAACGCGTTTCTTCATCCCGCTTCATCCAGACCACACTCCAGGAGACAACATGGATCATCAACGCCGAGTTCTGCTCGCCGGCATGGCTGCCGCCGCCGCCGGTTTCACGCTGCCAAGCCTGGCGCGCGCGGATACGAAGTACCCGTCCGGCCCCATCACCATGATCGTGCCCTTCCCGCCGGGCGGCGGCACGGACGCCGCCTCGCGGCTGATCGCGCAGTTCATGGGCCAGTCGACGGGCTGGAACATCGTGGTGGAAAACCGGGCGGGCGCCGGCGGCAACATCGGTTTGGGGCTGCTCTCGCGCGCCAAGCCGGACGGCTTGACGATAGGCATGGGGCAGACGTCCAACCTGGCCATCAATCCTTCGCTGTATCCCAAGATGCCCTATGACTCGCTCAAGGACTTCGTGCCCATCGTGCTGGTCGCCGGGCAGCCCGTGGTGCTGGTGGTGAGCGCGACCAGCCGGTACAAGACGCTGGCCGACGTGGTGACGGCGGCCAAGGCCAAGCCGGAGGCCATCACCATGGCGTCGGCCGGCATCGGCACCGTCGGCCACCTGGCCGGCGCCATGTTCATGCAGGCGGCGGGCGTCAAGTTCCTGCACGTGCCGCATCCCGGCGCGGCCAACGCCGTGTCCAACATGATCGGCGGCCAGGTCGACATCTATTTCGCGACGCCCGCCACCGTGCTGCCGCTGATCTCCAGCGGCAAGCTGCGTCCGCTGGCGGTGACGTCCAAGGATCGCCTGAAGGCCTTGCCCGATACGCCCGCCATCGCCGAACAGGGCTATGCCGATTTCGACGCGCGCGACTGGAAGGGCCTGGTGGCGCCGGCCGGCACGCCCGGCGACGTCGTGCGGCAGATCAACACGGTGGTCAACGAGGCCCTGAAGAAGCCGCTGACCATCGAGCGCTTCGCCGCGGAAGGCAGCACGCCGATCGGCGGCACGCCCGAAGACTTCGCCACCTTCCTGAAGTCGGAATACAAGCGCTGGGGCGACACGGTGCGCGCCTCGGGCGCCAAGATGGAATAAACCCCGTGGAATAAACCCCGACGCGGGTCGCGGCGGCCGGCCAGGTGGCCAGGCGCCGCGCTCCGCGTGTCTCCCAAGAGGAATCATTCATGTCCAAGCCGTTGCACGGCATCCGCGTGCTCGACCTCACCAACGTGCTGGCGGGGCCGTTCTGCTGCCACCAACTGGCGCACATGGGCGCCGACGTGATCAAGGTGGAAACGCCCGGGACCGGCGACCTGGCGCGCCAACTGGGCGCCGACGCCGACCTGAACCGCGGCCTGATGGGCGTCTCCTTCCTGGCGCAGAACGCCGGCAAGCGCTCGATCACCGTGAACCTGAAGCATGCGCGCGGCAAGGAAGTCTTCCTGCGCCTCGTGGCCCAGGCCGACGTGGTGGTGGAAAACTTCCGCCCGGGCGTGATGGACCGCCTGGGCGTGGGCTTCGAGGTGCTGCGCCAGCACCAGCCGCGCCTCGTGTATTGCGCGATTTCCGGTTTCGGCCAACAGGGGCCGCTGCGCGACTACCCGGCCTATGACCAGATCGTGCAGGGCATGTCCGGCGTCATGAGCATTACCGGCGCGCCGGACACCGCGCCTTACCGCGTCGGCTATCCCATCGCCGACACCGTCGGCGGCATGACGGCGGCCTTCGCGGTGGCGGCGGCCCTGGCGGAGCGGGACCGCGACAGCGCGCGCTTCATCGACGTTTCCATGCTGGAAGCCACCATGGCGACCATGGGCTGGGCCGTGTCGAATTACCTGGTGGCCGGCCGCACGCCGGCGCCCATGGGCAACGACAACGTCACCGCCAGTCCGTCCGGCACCTTCCGCACCGGCGACGGCCTGCTCAATATCGCGGCCAACAAGCAGGAGCAGTTCGAGGCCCTGTGCCGGGTGGTGGGACGGGAGGACCTGATCTCGCATCCGGACTACGCCGAGCGCCAGGCGCGCCTGCGCCATCGCGAGGCCCTGACGGCGGAACTGGAGCAGGCGCTGGCAAGGCAGTCGGCGCTGCAATGGTGGCCCTTGCTGACCCAGGCGGGCGTGCCGACCGGGCCGGTCTACAGCGTCGAGCAGGCCCTGGCCCATCCGCAGGTCGCCGAACGCGGCATGGTGGCCACCTTCCCGGACGTGCCGGGGGTGGGACGCGACGTGCGCGTGGTGCGCACGGGTTTCAAGCTGGACGGCGCCACGCCGTCGGTGGATACGCCGCCGCCGCAATTGGGCCAGCACAACGAGGAATTGCTGCGCGAGCTGGGCTATGACGCCGAGCAGATCCGCGGCCTGAAAGAGGAGAAAGCAATATGAGCAGCAGCGAAGCCGGAACCAACAAGGGCGTTGCCCCCGCGGCCGACGACGGCCTGGCCAGCCGCCAGTGGTGGCATACCTCCATCATCGACATGAAGCCGGGCGTGATCCGCTACCACGGCTATGCGATCCAGGACCTGATCGGCAACGTCGGTTTCGCCCAGATGGCGTGGCTGATGCTGCGCGGCGAACTGCCCTCCGAGCGGCAGGGCAAGCTGCTGGAAGCGGCGCTGATGGCCGCGGTCGACCACGGCCCGCAGGCGCCCAGCATCGCCATCGCGCGCATGGCGGCGACCTGCGGCGTGGGACTGAACAACGCCATGGCCTCGGCCGTCAACGTGCTGGGCGACGTGCACGGCGGCGCCGGCGAGCAGGCGGTCGAGCTGTACCAGGACGTGGCCGCCCGCATCGACGCCGGCGCCAGCCAGGAAGACGCGGTCCGCGCCGGGCTGGACGCCTTCATCGACGTGCATGGCAAGTTCGTGTCGGGCTTCGGCCATCGCTTCCATCATCTCGATCCGCGCGCGCCGCGCCTGTTGCAACTGGTGGACGAAGCCGCCGCGGCCGGCGCCGTGCCGGGCCGCTACGCCGCCATCGCGCGGGGCATCGAGGCGGAACTGGCGGCGCGCAAGGGCAAGGCCATTCCCATGAACATCGACGGCGCGACGGCGGTGATCTATGCGGAACTGGGCTTTCCCGCGCCGCTCGCCCGTGGCCTGTTCTGCCTCTCGCGCTCGGTCGGCATTCTTGCTCATGCGTGGGAGCAGACCAACCAAGGGGGCAGGAACAAAGGACCGATACCGCGCCAGTACATTCCGGTTTACGATGGACATCCTCCCCGGGACGTGCCGAAAGCCTGACGGCATGCCGGCGCCCCCGGCGGGATGTTGGGCGAGAGGTTGGGCGAGCAGCGGTTTCCCCTTCGGTGTTTCCTCGATTTTGAAGACCTGTAAGCGGGCGTAGCGCGCGGGGTCTTTTTTGCCGCCGGGCCGCCCCAAGGCAAAAACGCCCCCTCGGGGGGCAGCAAGCGGCGTCAGCCGCGCGGCGTGGGGGCTTTTTAAATCCCCTGTCAGCCCCGCGCCGGTACAGTCTGGCCACACATTGGTTCGGAGGGCGGGATGCGGGGCAAGACTATCGCGGCGACACTGGCCGGCGTGGTGGTGGTGGCTATCGTCGCGCTCATCGCGTTCGTGGCGGCGACGTGGCAACGCGGGATCGCGGAGATCGCGCCGCCGCCCGCCGCGTCCTTCGATCGCGCGTCGGTGGACCGCGGCTTGCGCGTGGCCGCGGCGGGGGACTGTATTTCCTGTCACACCGCGGCGGGCGGGCCGGTCTACGCCGGCGGCGCGCCGCTGCGCACGCCGTTCGGCACCCTGTACAGCAGCAACATCACGCCCGATCCCGACAGCGGCATCGGCCGCTGGTCCCTGGCGGCCTTCGCGCGGGCCATGCGCGCGGGCGTCGCGCGCGACGGGACCTTGCTCTATCCGGCGTTTCCCTATCCCCATTTCACGCATTTGTCCGACCAGGACGTGCACGATCTGTACGCCTACCTGATGACGCGCACCCCCGTGGCGACCAGTCCGCCGGACAACGCGCTGTCCTTCCCGTATTCCTTCCGGCCCTTGCTGGCGGTATGGAACCTGCTGTATCTGCCGGACGGTCCCTTGCCCGCCGCCGCCGCCGGCCGCGGCGAGGCATGGCTGCGCGGCCGTTACCTGGTGGAAGGCGCGGGGCACTGCGCGGCCTGCCACACCCCCTTGAATGCCCTGGGCGCGCCGGCCAGCGGCCGCGCCTACGCCGGCGCGGTCGTGGAGGGTTGGGAAGCGCCGGCGTTGACGGCGCTGGCGCACGCGCCCCGGCCCTGGACGGTCGACCAGTTGACCGCCTACCTGCGCACCGGCCTGGCGACCGAGCACGGCGCGGCGGCCGGACCGATGCGGGAAGTGACGCGGCAACTGGCGAATCTGCCCGAGGCCGACGTGCGCGCCATGGCGGTCTATTTGCTGGACCTGCCGGGCGCGCGGAAGGATGATGCAGCGGCGACCGCGACGGCGACCGCTTCGTCCGTGGCCGCACAGCCGGCCGCGGCGACGACCCTGGGCGCGACGCTCTACACCGCCACCTGTGCGGCCTGTCACGACGAGGGCGCGCCGATGGTGCGCATCGGCGGCCGGCCGTCGCTGGCGCTGAGCAGCGCGGCCATCGCCGACGATCCGCGCAACGCCATCAATCTGGTGCTGCACGGCATTCCGCAGGAAGGCAGCACAGCCACCCCCTACATGCCGGCCTTCGGCGCCGTGCTGGACGACGCGCAAGTGGCGCAGGTGCTGGACTATATGCGCGTGCAGGTCGCGCGCCGTCCGTCCTGGCCCGGCTTGCAGGCCGCCGTCGCCGCCGCCCGCAAGGAAACCGCCGAGCCCGCGCCGGCCCCGAAGACGCGGGCCGGGGAGGCGCAGGCCAAGGAGACCCATCAGCCATGATCACGCTGACCGTCAACGGCAAGGCGCACGAACTGGACGTCGATCCGTCCACGCCCTTGCTATACGTGCTGCGCAACCAGTTGCAGCTCAACGGCGCCAAGTTCGGTTGCGGACTGGGCCAGTGCGGCGCCTGTACCGTCATCGTCGGCGACGCGCCCCTGTTCTCGTGCCAGGTGCCGGTCGCCGCCGTCGGCGCCCGGCCCGTGCGCACGGTCGAGAGCCTGGGGACGCCGGAGCGGCCCGGGCCCTTGCAGCAGTCCTTCATCGATCACCAGGCCGCGCAATGCGGATACTGCATCGCCGGCATGATCATGCGCGCCCAGGCGCTGCTGGAACGCAATCCCGCGCCCACGCGGGCCGAGGTGGTCGCGCACATGGAGCCCAACCTGTGCCGCTGCGGCACGCACATGCGCATCGTCGCGGCCATCGTGGACGGGGCCGAGGGCCTGCGGGCACAGGCCGGCGGCGCGACCCACCTGTCTTCCCTGCGGCCGGCCGAATTGGTCGAGCAGACGCCGACGGCGGCGGTCCCGCATCCACGGAGGAAGCGGCAATGAAGCGCGCAGAGGCGAATACGCGGGACGACGGGCAGGCGGGCGTGGACATGCCGGTCGACGTGGGGCAGGGCGCGCCGGTCGACATGGGCCGCCGGCGCCTGCTGGCGTCGGGCGCGATCACGGTCGGGTTCTCGTTGCTGCCGGCGGCCGCCATGGCGCAGAAGGCCGCCGGGGGCAAGGCCGCGGCTCCTTCCTCCACTCCTGCCGCGGCGGCTTCCGCGGCCAAGCCGCCGGCGCCGCCCAAGCTGCCGGGCAGCCTGGCCAGCACGCCGATGCTGGACGCCTGGATCCGCCTGGAAGCCACGGGGCGCGTCACGGTCTGCACGGGCAAGGCCGAACTGGGAACCGGCGTGCGCACGGCGTTCATCCAGATCGCCGCCGAACAGTTGGACGTGGCGCCCTCGGCCATTACGCTGATCACCGCCGACACGGCCCGCACGCCCAACGAGGGCTATACGGCGGGCAGCCATTCGCTGGCCGACAGCGGCACCGCCATCCTCAACGCCGCGGCGCAGGCGCGCGACCTCTTGCTGGACGCGGCCGCCATCCAGTTGGGCGTCGCGCGCGATACCCTGCGCACCGAGGGCGGCCAGGTGCTGGCCGCCGACGGCCGGCGATTGGCGTATGGCGCGGCCGTGGCCGGCCTGGACCTGCATCGCGCCGCGGCGCCGGTGTCGCCCCTGAAGGACCCGCGCCAGTTCCAGGTGATCGGCCGGCCCTGGCCGCGCGTGGACATCCCCGGCAAGGTCGCCGGCGGTCCCAGCTACGTGCAGGACATGCGCCTGCCCGGCATGCTGCACGCGCGCGTCGTGCGCCAGCCATCCTATGGGGCGCGCCTGGTGTCGCTGGACGACGCGGCCGTGCGCGCCTTGCCCGGCGTGGTGCAGGTGGTGCGCGACGGCAGTTACCTGGCCGTGGTGGCGCGCGACGAATGGCAGGCCATCGTGGCGATGCGCGCCCTGGCGGCCGCCGCGCGCTGGGAAGAGACCGCCAGCCTGCCGCCCGCCGCCGACATCCACGCCTATCTCATGCGCCTGCCGGCGCGCGAGATCCAGGTGGCGGACACGCGCGCCGGGACGGCGCCGGCGGGCCGCAGATTCACGGCCCGCTATACCAAGCCCTACCTGACGCATGGTTCGATCGGCCCGTCCTGCGCGCTGGCGCAGTTCGTCGACGGCCAGCTCACGGTCTGGACGCATACCCAGGGCGTGTTCCCGCTGCGCGGGGGCCTGGCGGAGATGCTGGGCCTGCCGCCGGAACGGGTCCGCTGCATTCATGTCG
This genomic interval from Bordetella genomosp. 10 contains the following:
- a CDS encoding IclR family transcriptional regulator — translated: MPRKSAVPSLADENAAAGGVAAVDRALSLLNAFSASLPQPDLAELAEHTRLHKSTVLRMMASLEHAHLVRRRPDGRYTLGPGVARLHQVYASSFSLASVVMPALRQLVALTQESAALHVRQGDRRLCLHRVDSPRPVRDHTRAGDLLPLDRGAGGRILGAYGGGTEDIHARIRREQVVVLVGDRLPELAGIAAPVFGADGEFVGSITLTMPAERFDAGYQVPVKQAARALTEALGGSYPAPEQSA
- a CDS encoding Bug family tripartite tricarboxylate transporter substrate binding protein, which codes for MDHQRRVLLAGMAAAAAGFTLPSLARADTKYPSGPITMIVPFPPGGGTDAASRLIAQFMGQSTGWNIVVENRAGAGGNIGLGLLSRAKPDGLTIGMGQTSNLAINPSLYPKMPYDSLKDFVPIVLVAGQPVVLVVSATSRYKTLADVVTAAKAKPEAITMASAGIGTVGHLAGAMFMQAAGVKFLHVPHPGAANAVSNMIGGQVDIYFATPATVLPLISSGKLRPLAVTSKDRLKALPDTPAIAEQGYADFDARDWKGLVAPAGTPGDVVRQINTVVNEALKKPLTIERFAAEGSTPIGGTPEDFATFLKSEYKRWGDTVRASGAKME
- a CDS encoding CaiB/BaiF CoA transferase family protein, encoding MSKPLHGIRVLDLTNVLAGPFCCHQLAHMGADVIKVETPGTGDLARQLGADADLNRGLMGVSFLAQNAGKRSITVNLKHARGKEVFLRLVAQADVVVENFRPGVMDRLGVGFEVLRQHQPRLVYCAISGFGQQGPLRDYPAYDQIVQGMSGVMSITGAPDTAPYRVGYPIADTVGGMTAAFAVAAALAERDRDSARFIDVSMLEATMATMGWAVSNYLVAGRTPAPMGNDNVTASPSGTFRTGDGLLNIAANKQEQFEALCRVVGREDLISHPDYAERQARLRHREALTAELEQALARQSALQWWPLLTQAGVPTGPVYSVEQALAHPQVAERGMVATFPDVPGVGRDVRVVRTGFKLDGATPSVDTPPPQLGQHNEELLRELGYDAEQIRGLKEEKAI
- a CDS encoding citryl-CoA lyase, producing MKPGVIRYHGYAIQDLIGNVGFAQMAWLMLRGELPSERQGKLLEAALMAAVDHGPQAPSIAIARMAATCGVGLNNAMASAVNVLGDVHGGAGEQAVELYQDVAARIDAGASQEDAVRAGLDAFIDVHGKFVSGFGHRFHHLDPRAPRLLQLVDEAAAAGAVPGRYAAIARGIEAELAARKGKAIPMNIDGATAVIYAELGFPAPLARGLFCLSRSVGILAHAWEQTNQGGRNKGPIPRQYIPVYDGHPPRDVPKA
- a CDS encoding cytochrome c; translated protein: MRGKTIAATLAGVVVVAIVALIAFVAATWQRGIAEIAPPPAASFDRASVDRGLRVAAAGDCISCHTAAGGPVYAGGAPLRTPFGTLYSSNITPDPDSGIGRWSLAAFARAMRAGVARDGTLLYPAFPYPHFTHLSDQDVHDLYAYLMTRTPVATSPPDNALSFPYSFRPLLAVWNLLYLPDGPLPAAAAGRGEAWLRGRYLVEGAGHCAACHTPLNALGAPASGRAYAGAVVEGWEAPALTALAHAPRPWTVDQLTAYLRTGLATEHGAAAGPMREVTRQLANLPEADVRAMAVYLLDLPGARKDDAAATATATASSVAAQPAAATTLGATLYTATCAACHDEGAPMVRIGGRPSLALSSAAIADDPRNAINLVLHGIPQEGSTATPYMPAFGAVLDDAQVAQVLDYMRVQVARRPSWPGLQAAVAAARKETAEPAPAPKTRAGEAQAKETHQP
- a CDS encoding (2Fe-2S)-binding protein, yielding MITLTVNGKAHELDVDPSTPLLYVLRNQLQLNGAKFGCGLGQCGACTVIVGDAPLFSCQVPVAAVGARPVRTVESLGTPERPGPLQQSFIDHQAAQCGYCIAGMIMRAQALLERNPAPTRAEVVAHMEPNLCRCGTHMRIVAAIVDGAEGLRAQAGGATHLSSLRPAELVEQTPTAAVPHPRRKRQ
- a CDS encoding xanthine dehydrogenase family protein molybdopterin-binding subunit; the protein is MPVDVGQGAPVDMGRRRLLASGAITVGFSLLPAAAMAQKAAGGKAAAPSSTPAAAASAAKPPAPPKLPGSLASTPMLDAWIRLEATGRVTVCTGKAELGTGVRTAFIQIAAEQLDVAPSAITLITADTARTPNEGYTAGSHSLADSGTAILNAAAQARDLLLDAAAIQLGVARDTLRTEGGQVLAADGRRLAYGAAVAGLDLHRAAAPVSPLKDPRQFQVIGRPWPRVDIPGKVAGGPSYVQDMRLPGMLHARVVRQPSYGARLVSLDDAAVRALPGVVQVVRDGSYLAVVARDEWQAIVAMRALAAAARWEETASLPPAADIHAYLMRLPAREIQVADTRAGTAPAGRRFTARYTKPYLTHGSIGPSCALAQFVDGQLTVWTHTQGVFPLRGGLAEMLGLPPERVRCIHVEGAGCYGHNGADDVAADAALIARAVPGQPVRVQWMREQEHTWEPSGPAMVTDVAATLDAGGNIVDWDYQVWSNSHNQRIDNAGRLMPTWALARPFTPAPPKPIPMPEGGGDRNSIPLYDLPRMRVLHHFLPDMPLRVSAMRSLGAYMNVFTIESFMDELALAAKADPVQFRLRHLKAPRARAVVELAARQFGWPAPGPRAPGHGVGFAFAQYKNLMAYMALAVELDVQRESGAVRVRRVVAAVDCGQIVNPDGVRNQIEGGILQSFSWTLHEQLRFDRRRVDSYDWSTYPILRFSGVPERVEVHLIDQPGLPFLGAGEAAQGPASAALANALADATGRRLRDTPLGGDRLREGAA